A single region of the Oncorhynchus nerka isolate Pitt River unplaced genomic scaffold, Oner_Uvic_2.0 unplaced_scaffold_755, whole genome shotgun sequence genome encodes:
- the LOC115128039 gene encoding regulator of G-protein signaling 4-like, translating into MCKGLSSLPSSCLEKAKGMRVKLSHLADKQEWTHHKHRVHEDRTLQDLESLLNSKIGQKAFLWFLQSEFSEENLQFWLACEEYRVTPPWQQGAKAQSMYCQYINPGSPQEVNLDAETREALLRVMEEPAGDTFHEAQQHVYHLMAKDSYPRFLRSTHCLEALRVP; encoded by the exons ATGTGTAAAGGACTGTCCTCCCTTCCCTCGTCATGCTTGGAGAA agcaAAGGGGATGCGGGTGAAGTTGAGTCACCTGGCTGACAAACAGGAGTGGACACATCACAAACACAG GGTCCATGAGGACAGGACTCTTCAGGATCTGGAGTCTCTACTCAACAGCAAGA TTGGCCAGAAAGCTTTCCTCTGGTTCCTGCAGTCTGAGTTCAGTGAGGAGAACCTGCAGTTCTGGTTGGCCTGTGAGGAGTACAGGGTTACCCCCCCATGGCAGCAGGGGGCCAAGGCCCAGTCTATGTACTGCCAGTACATCAACCCTGGTTCACCACAGGAG GTGAACCTGGATGCTGAGACCAGGGAGGCTCTACTGAGAGTGATGGAGGAGCCTGCAGGCGACACATTCCACGAGGCCCAACAACACGTCTACCACCTGATGGCCAAAGACTCTTATCCTCGCTTCCTGCGCTCCACACACTGCCTGGAGGCCCTTAGGGTTCCTTAG